From a region of the Basfia succiniciproducens genome:
- a CDS encoding ABC transporter ATP-binding protein/permease encodes MNYSQELLTSLLWIFKAIGITAVLFSLTVYVLVKTTRWGRQFWMLAAGYISPKRSKKPIGYFVIIVFFNLLSVRLDILFSEWYKAMYNALQESNEKMFWIQMVVFSVLATIHIANVLLTYYLTQRFTIQWRTWLNNEMVNRWTENQAYYKAQYVYNKLDNPDQRIQQDVLSFVSNSIEFATGVISSVVSIVAFTVILWGLAGPMTVAGITIPHAMVYLVFIYVLITSIFAFRIGRPLINLNFTNERLNANYRYSLIRLKEYAESIAFFRGEKMEKNVLFKQFNQVIGNVWKMVHMTLKLSGFNLAVSQVSVIFPFIIQASRYFSKQIQLGDLIQTAQSFGRVQTALSFFRNSYDSFTGYRAVLDRLTGFYSAVNQANSASHISIEDSESAVVFDKLTVKKPTGEALIKDLSLNLPQGASLLIKGPSGAGKTTLLRTIAGLWSYSEGIVRCPQHHALFLSQKPYLPQGRLIDALFYPEVAPENLDLAQAAEIMRKVQLGHLTDRLEQENDWTRVLSLGEQQRLSFARVLICRPLVAFLDEATASMDEGLEESMYRLLKTELPDTTIISVGHRSTLQIHHTQHLVINPQDQSWALS; translated from the coding sequence ATGAATTATTCTCAGGAGCTGCTGACATCGTTACTTTGGATTTTTAAAGCAATCGGTATTACGGCCGTTCTTTTTTCATTGACTGTTTACGTTTTAGTCAAAACGACCCGTTGGGGCCGCCAGTTCTGGATGTTGGCAGCAGGCTATATTTCGCCTAAACGAAGTAAAAAACCTATCGGATATTTTGTAATTATCGTATTTTTTAATTTGCTTTCGGTACGTTTGGATATTTTATTTTCCGAATGGTATAAGGCAATGTATAACGCCTTACAGGAATCCAATGAAAAAATGTTCTGGATTCAAATGGTTGTTTTTTCCGTGTTAGCGACGATTCACATCGCAAATGTTTTGCTAACTTATTATTTGACTCAGCGTTTTACCATTCAATGGCGCACTTGGCTGAATAATGAAATGGTGAACAGATGGACGGAAAATCAAGCCTATTATAAAGCGCAGTACGTTTACAATAAACTGGATAACCCGGATCAACGTATTCAGCAAGATGTGCTTTCTTTTGTTTCCAATTCTATCGAATTTGCAACGGGCGTAATTTCTTCCGTGGTGTCAATTGTTGCCTTTACCGTTATTTTATGGGGATTGGCAGGTCCGATGACCGTCGCCGGTATTACTATTCCCCATGCTATGGTCTATCTGGTTTTTATTTATGTTTTAATTACCAGTATTTTTGCATTCCGAATCGGTCGACCGTTAATCAATTTGAATTTTACCAATGAGCGTTTAAACGCGAACTATCGTTATTCCTTAATCCGCTTAAAAGAATACGCGGAAAGCATCGCTTTTTTCCGTGGTGAGAAAATGGAAAAAAACGTGCTGTTTAAGCAGTTTAACCAGGTAATTGGTAACGTATGGAAAATGGTACATATGACCTTGAAATTATCCGGCTTTAACCTTGCGGTATCTCAAGTGTCTGTTATTTTTCCTTTTATTATTCAGGCGAGTCGTTATTTCAGCAAACAAATTCAGTTGGGCGATTTGATTCAAACGGCGCAATCTTTCGGGAGGGTGCAGACAGCGCTTTCCTTCTTCCGTAATTCCTATGACAGTTTTACCGGCTATCGTGCGGTGTTGGATCGTTTAACCGGTTTTTATTCTGCCGTTAATCAGGCGAACAGCGCTTCACACATTTCTATTGAAGACAGTGAAAGTGCGGTTGTTTTTGATAAATTAACGGTGAAAAAACCGACCGGTGAAGCCTTAATTAAAGATTTATCCCTGAATTTGCCGCAAGGCGCGTCGTTATTAATCAAAGGCCCTTCCGGTGCGGGAAAAACTACGCTATTGCGTACTATTGCGGGCCTATGGTCATATTCCGAAGGGATTGTACGTTGCCCGCAACATCATGCGTTATTTTTGTCGCAAAAACCTTATTTACCGCAGGGTCGCTTAATTGACGCTTTATTTTATCCGGAAGTTGCGCCGGAAAACCTGGATTTGGCTCAAGCGGCGGAAATAATGCGCAAAGTACAATTGGGGCATTTAACGGATCGTCTGGAGCAGGAAAACGATTGGACCCGCGTACTTTCATTAGGCGAACAGCAACGGCTTTCTTTTGCCCGCGTATTGATTTGTCGTCCTTTGGTGGCTTTTTTAGATGAAGCAACCGCAAGTATGGATGAAGGTTTAGAAGAATCAATGTATCGTTTATTAAAAACGGAATTGCCGGATACCACAATTATCAGTGTCGGTCACCGTTCTACCTTGCAGATTCATCATACTCAACATTTAGTGATTAATCCGCAGGATCAAAGCTGGGCCCTCAGCTAA
- a CDS encoding putative transporter, with product MSDIAITISILSLAAVLGLWIGQWKIKGVGLGIGGVLFGGIIVSHFSEQNGLQLDAHTLHFVQEFGLILFVYTIGIQVGPGFFASLRKSGLRLNALATLIVALGSLIVVIINKAFDVPLDIILGIYSGGVTNTPSLGAGQQILTELGMQNITQSMGMAYAVAYPFGICGILASMWLVRLIFRVKVDDEAKKFTQESGQQTESLQKINIRVANPNLDGLCLRDIPGFDERGVVCTRLKREENISVPKADTTIFLNDVLHLVGDSHSLQRMCLIVGEKIELEPSKLVGNIRSERVVVTNEKVLGKRIRTLGIHQRYGIMISRLNRAGVELVPTADSILQFGDVLHMVGNVETMDAAISIIGNAKQKLQQVQMLPVFIGIGLGVLLGSLPIHIPGFPVALKLGLAGGPLVVALILSRIGSIGKLYWFMPPSANLALREIGIVLFLTVVGLKSGGNFVNTLTQGDGVTWMGYGVLITFVPLMAVGIIARIYAKMNYLSICGLLAGSMTDPPALAFANAIKEENGAAALSYATVYPLVMFLRIISPQLLAILLWVA from the coding sequence ATGTCTGACATAGCAATAACGATCAGCATTCTTTCTCTTGCTGCTGTTCTTGGCCTATGGATTGGCCAGTGGAAAATTAAGGGAGTGGGTCTTGGTATTGGGGGCGTATTATTCGGGGGGATTATCGTTTCGCATTTCAGCGAACAAAACGGTCTTCAACTTGATGCTCATACGCTGCATTTTGTGCAAGAATTCGGTTTAATTTTATTCGTTTATACGATAGGTATCCAAGTAGGGCCGGGTTTTTTCGCTTCATTGCGGAAATCCGGGTTAAGACTCAATGCGTTAGCAACGCTAATTGTAGCTTTAGGTTCATTAATTGTTGTAATTATCAACAAAGCCTTTGATGTGCCGTTAGATATTATTTTAGGTATCTATTCGGGCGGGGTCACCAATACGCCGTCTTTAGGTGCAGGTCAGCAAATTCTTACCGAGCTAGGTATGCAAAATATCACCCAAAGCATGGGTATGGCCTATGCGGTTGCTTATCCTTTCGGTATTTGCGGTATTCTGGCAAGTATGTGGTTAGTCCGTCTTATATTCAGAGTCAAAGTGGATGACGAAGCGAAAAAATTTACCCAGGAAAGCGGTCAACAAACGGAATCTTTACAGAAAATCAATATCCGGGTGGCAAATCCGAATTTAGACGGATTATGTTTGCGCGATATTCCCGGCTTTGATGAAAGAGGCGTGGTTTGTACCCGCTTAAAACGGGAAGAAAACATCAGCGTGCCGAAAGCCGATACGACAATATTCCTCAACGATGTTCTTCATCTTGTAGGCGATTCGCATTCATTGCAAAGAATGTGCTTAATTGTCGGTGAAAAAATCGAACTTGAGCCGTCCAAACTGGTTGGCAATATCCGTTCCGAACGGGTTGTGGTAACCAATGAAAAAGTATTGGGTAAACGCATTCGTACTTTGGGTATTCATCAGCGTTACGGCATTATGATTTCCCGCTTAAACCGTGCCGGGGTTGAACTTGTGCCGACTGCGGACAGCATTTTACAGTTCGGGGACGTTCTTCACATGGTTGGTAACGTCGAAACCATGGATGCCGCCATTTCTATTATCGGTAATGCCAAACAGAAATTGCAACAGGTGCAAATGCTACCGGTTTTTATCGGGATTGGTTTAGGGGTTTTGTTAGGTTCATTACCGATTCATATTCCCGGTTTCCCCGTTGCACTCAAATTAGGTCTTGCGGGCGGTCCGTTAGTGGTGGCATTAATTCTTTCCCGTATCGGTTCAATCGGCAAACTTTATTGGTTTATGCCGCCAAGCGCCAACTTAGCGTTACGTGAGATCGGTATTGTGTTATTCCTTACGGTTGTAGGCTTAAAATCCGGCGGTAATTTCGTCAATACCTTAACTCAAGGTGATGGGGTAACCTGGATGGGATACGGCGTGCTGATTACATTTGTTCCGTTAATGGCTGTGGGCATTATCGCCCGGATCTATGCGAAGATGAATTATCTCAGTATCTGCGGTTTACTCGCAGGTTCCATGACCGATCCGCCGGCATTAGCCTTTGCCAATGCGATTAAAGAAGAAAACGGTGCAGCCGCTTTATCTTACGCCACCGTGTATCCGCTGGTGATGTTCCTGCGAATAATTTCTCCTCAGTTGTTAGCAATCCTGTTGTGGGTTGCATAA